A stretch of Desulfobacterales bacterium DNA encodes these proteins:
- a CDS encoding DUF6444 domain-containing protein → MESKRPFSLHEWLAIPESVRKHIESQDQVILHLMHQVELLSKRIEELENRLNQNSQNSNKPPSSDGPFQQPRK, encoded by the coding sequence ATGGAATCTAAAAGACCATTTTCCCTGCATGAATGGCTGGCAATACCGGAGTCGGTCCGAAAGCACATCGAGTCTCAGGATCAAGTCATACTTCATCTGATGCACCAGGTTGAACTGTTGAGCAAACGGATCGAGGAGCTTGAAAACCGACTCAATCAGAATTCTCAGAACTCAAATAAACCGCCTTCATCAGATGGCCCATTCCAGCAGCCCCGGAAG